In a single window of the Rhodamnia argentea isolate NSW1041297 chromosome 2, ASM2092103v1, whole genome shotgun sequence genome:
- the LOC125313651 gene encoding uncharacterized protein LOC125313651: MSDVTRGTRGASSSRAPAIEDPRVDGVLRALEEIGNLMGGQARERAAAVAQAAEAAVARQCARFDGAGDPEMAPRWIEKLEKAFEVLGCTDEEKVTPAAYRLEGTADDWWKATGGRIFPEGAALTWIAFTEAFNGKYFSETARERKLVEFQQLRGNQLTIDQYEAEFARLSRYAPRMVENPIDKARRFRDGSRPDLRDRMIAPNPRTYEEMYERGQMIERDMKERAAASGSRFAPVRDRRRFGKRPMADNRRFVPPPRKSIGKPNRRD, encoded by the exons ATGAGCGACGTAACTAGGGGAACAaggggagcttctagctcgagagCGCCCGCGATAGAGGACCCGAGAGTAGATGGAGTTCTTAGAGCCCTGgaggaaattggtaatttgatggGCGGACAAGCTCGGGAAAGAGCTGCTGCCGTAGCTCAGGCTGCAGAGGCTGCTGTGGCGCGCCAATGTG CTCGGTTTGATGGTGCTGGAGATCCAGAGATGGCACCTCGTTGGATTGAGAAATTGGAGAAGGCCTTTGAGGTTCTTGGGTGCACCGATGAGGAGAAGGTGACCCCGGCGGCTTACCGGTTAGAGGGTACCgcagatgattggtggaaggccaccggagGAAGGATATTTCCCGAGGGCGCTGCTCTCACTTGGATTGCCTTTACCGAGGCatttaacgggaagtatttctcGGAGACCGCTCGGGAGCGGAAGTTGGTAGAGTTCCAACAACTTCGCGGGAACCAGTTAACGATCGACCAATATGAGGCGGAGTTCGCTAGATTGTCAAGGTACGCGCCGAGGATGGTGGAGAACCCAATAGACAAGGCGCGAAGATTTAGGGATGGATCGAGACCTGACCTTCGCGATCGGATGATTGCACCGAACCCGAGGACTTATGAAGAGATGTATGAGAGAGGTCAAATGATTGAAAGAGACATGAAGGAAAGGGCTGCCGCATCTGGTTCGCGGTTCGCTCCTGTTAGAGACCGTCGtcggtttggcaagaggccaatggcgGACAACAGGCGCTTCGTCCCTCCACCCCGGAAGAGTATTGGGAAGCCTAACCGTCGAGACTAG